In Deinococcus puniceus, one genomic interval encodes:
- the rlmN gene encoding 23S rRNA (adenine(2503)-C(2))-methyltransferase RlmN — translation MRLLLDLHPDSYPLEGFRKRQLLEWVFVQGAGSFEAMTNLPADLRATLGEEYALNPFREIETVRSTDGSVKYLFTLHDGRQMEAVYMPYLDRRTICVSTMVGCPAKCAFCATGAMGFGRNLTPGEIVGQVLAVAGGEGIAPRELRNLVFMGMGEPLLNYDHTMLAARILLHPQALGMSKRRVTLSTVGLPKGIRRLAAEDDLGIKLAISLHAPDEETRQRIIPTGHRNSIVEIMAAAREYQATTGRRVTFEYSMLRGVNDQLWQARELAGLLRGLVSHVNLIPMNPWDGSGFESSTEAEIQAFYDELEARGVDVSVRRSRGKDAGAACGQLALKRPDAVTGSAASA, via the coding sequence ATGCGTTTACTGCTTGACCTCCACCCCGATTCTTACCCCCTCGAAGGCTTCCGAAAACGGCAGCTCTTGGAGTGGGTGTTTGTTCAGGGCGCGGGCAGCTTTGAAGCCATGACCAACCTGCCCGCCGACCTGCGTGCCACATTGGGCGAAGAATACGCACTGAATCCGTTCCGTGAAATAGAAACGGTTCGCAGCACCGACGGCTCGGTGAAATACCTGTTTACTCTGCACGACGGGCGGCAGATGGAAGCGGTGTATATGCCCTACCTGGATCGCCGCACCATTTGCGTGTCTACGATGGTGGGCTGCCCCGCCAAGTGCGCCTTTTGTGCCACGGGCGCGATGGGCTTTGGCCGCAACCTGACCCCCGGCGAAATCGTGGGGCAAGTGCTGGCAGTCGCGGGCGGCGAGGGCATCGCGCCCCGTGAACTGCGGAATCTGGTGTTCATGGGCATGGGCGAACCGTTGCTGAACTACGATCACACCATGCTGGCCGCCCGGATTTTGCTGCACCCGCAGGCCCTCGGCATGAGCAAACGGCGCGTGACCCTCAGCACGGTGGGTCTGCCCAAAGGCATTCGCCGCCTCGCTGCCGAGGATGATCTGGGCATCAAGCTCGCCATCAGCCTGCACGCGCCCGACGAGGAAACCCGCCAGCGCATCATTCCCACCGGACACCGCAACTCTATTGTGGAAATCATGGCGGCGGCGCGGGAATATCAGGCGACCACCGGGCGGCGCGTGACCTTTGAATACTCCATGCTGCGCGGCGTGAACGACCAGTTGTGGCAGGCCCGCGAACTGGCCGGACTGCTGCGCGGCCTTGTCAGTCACGTCAACCTGATTCCCATGAACCCTTGGGATGGATCGGGGTTCGAGAGCAGCACCGAAGCCGAGATTCAGGCTTTTTACGATGAACTGGAAGCACGGGGCGTGGACGTGAGCGTGCGCCGTTCTCGCGGCAAGGATGCGGGCGCGGCCTGCGGGCAACTGGCCCTCAAGCGCCCCGACGCCGTGACCGGGAGTGCAGCGAGCGCGTAA
- a CDS encoding beta strand repeat-containing protein — MNPARSVLARSFSPQRSPVLWLLTAALTACGGGGAPAPGSNTAPEVSIKTEAGTALTAGTYIASGGQLLVTASDLEGSVKKVVYSIDGGPETELTPASRMTLSLPALTGGAHTAKVVATDDAGLATTVNVPFLIDNAAPVLNSVTLNGTAAASATTFTVGDAATLVVRASDTRGDAANTPASVTVRILENGTVRATGTGSVNADLSKNADGTARTAGTVTVTIQAIDSVGFGISRTVNLTFLAASTGEGGGTVTTPPTLTWLTPAADFVSGNGSVNLRASAARNGQDVTGTLTYSATCGTVVGNIWTLGADCADGSKQVLTATVTDGGKQYSLSKTVTVDSSNPSVQLTSPQQGQNITANPVTVKVNATDSGSGVEKIDVTATDASGAVTRVGSLQGASGDVIWAPMNGTYTLTATATDKVGRTSLSTVTGVRVQLSSTDATDPTVTAIALPAGTLRGTQTVTVDATDAAPSSGIAKVELLDGSTSLGAQSAGVNGRYTFSLDTTKLSDGAHTLRAVVTDNVGRSGEKTATVTVDNTAPVVTWQSPAAGSVTKGRVTLNATSNEGTVSYLVDGNAVTDVDAATAGVQVNLADGPRQLTAVASDAAGNRTSVAISVTADSTSPTVQITSPTANQNFTAAPISVAVQAQDIGSGVASIAVYAKPATGNEEFVGTLTASGSLPWYPQKTDSTAYELRAEVTDKAGNTSLSTLVSGVKLQSGSVITPQAVTVSVPAAAPQGKTVNQSGRDYVRGYLNVRASATTNAVSGLKSAELLVDNTVVATETQSAGNPTFNFNFDTLNDGLHDVAVRFTDNVGTVNAPKISVFVDKTAPVVAWTTPLNGLVTNNAAPTLTATATDAVFGTLTPTYTVDGGPAPAALSEGPHQLVATGTDPLGNTSQSSISITVDQTPPDMNVTSPTAGQEFSTAPITISGTATDRLSSVVSISATVTNPDGTTTVLGQQAGGSYSTPFTPSRPGTYSVQFTATDAAGNTSSTVSRTFTLRATQEASAPAPVIIVNNTGPQPYSSILSINVSAGVSAGVTVRQLILEVTDSKGIVDTTTYTANRENATFNIDTTKFPDGALTLRAIAIDTNNQRGQSTVTTVQVANKVAPTISITSPTTGGSVSGPSEVVVQIRQNNTAFNFVTNSIVIEVIDSRGQLVTTRDVMVEPVNPGLWQARTTVDFNATEYVNGNYTIRAKTNVQLSGEATPRELSTANTVSNLSKVDLSPALNIILPAFYGNPIDPQKRPVLTRKSAVAIQVSDSDSINQVQLQFVCNPTEVLAGQVCNTVAYNFNLPIGAAGLFYRVFNTGVLIDSQPFVPDGNYVMRATATDAAGNSNIKEMRVEVRRNAAGIANLGNLVTTTEESSSSKFTPASATWALSGTTLNDTRVLRLEYSSIGLGLGTEIPTLTSINTQLPRSSTISNKVTFAQAGTFRQSYLVQDLVTGVVEFYEGATVNVTTKEGATSK, encoded by the coding sequence ATGAATCCAGCACGTTCTGTTTTGGCCCGCAGCTTTTCGCCTCAGCGTAGCCCCGTGTTGTGGCTGCTCACTGCCGCCCTCACGGCCTGCGGCGGCGGAGGTGCGCCTGCCCCCGGCAGCAACACCGCGCCGGAAGTCAGTATCAAAACTGAGGCTGGAACAGCGCTTACGGCTGGCACCTATATCGCCAGCGGCGGTCAACTCTTGGTCACGGCCTCCGATCTGGAAGGCAGCGTCAAGAAAGTGGTGTACAGCATCGACGGCGGCCCCGAGACCGAACTGACGCCCGCCAGCCGCATGACCCTCAGCCTTCCCGCACTGACGGGCGGCGCGCACACGGCCAAAGTCGTCGCCACCGACGATGCAGGACTCGCCACCACCGTCAACGTTCCCTTCTTGATAGACAACGCCGCGCCCGTGCTGAACAGCGTGACCCTGAACGGCACGGCTGCGGCCAGCGCCACCACCTTTACGGTGGGCGACGCCGCGACCCTCGTGGTGCGGGCCAGCGATACGCGGGGCGACGCGGCCAATACGCCCGCCAGCGTGACTGTACGGATTCTGGAAAACGGCACGGTGCGGGCCACCGGAACGGGTTCGGTGAACGCCGACCTCAGCAAAAATGCGGACGGCACGGCCCGCACCGCCGGAACCGTCACCGTGACCATTCAGGCCATAGACAGCGTGGGCTTCGGCATCAGCCGCACCGTCAACCTGACCTTCTTGGCTGCCAGCACCGGAGAGGGCGGCGGAACGGTCACCACGCCTCCGACCCTGACGTGGCTCACCCCCGCCGCCGATTTCGTGAGCGGCAACGGCAGCGTGAATCTGCGGGCCAGCGCCGCCCGCAACGGACAGGACGTGACGGGCACCCTGACCTATTCGGCCACCTGCGGTACGGTGGTAGGCAACATCTGGACGCTGGGGGCCGATTGCGCCGACGGCAGTAAGCAGGTGCTGACCGCCACAGTCACCGACGGCGGCAAACAGTATTCGCTCTCTAAAACCGTCACGGTAGACAGCTCTAACCCCAGCGTGCAGCTCACCAGCCCGCAGCAAGGCCAGAACATTACCGCCAACCCCGTGACCGTGAAAGTGAACGCCACCGATTCGGGCAGCGGCGTGGAAAAAATAGACGTGACGGCCACCGACGCCAGCGGCGCAGTGACCCGCGTGGGCAGCTTGCAAGGCGCGTCGGGCGACGTGATCTGGGCACCCATGAACGGCACCTACACCCTGACCGCTACCGCCACCGACAAGGTAGGCCGCACCAGCCTCAGCACGGTCACGGGCGTCCGGGTACAGCTCAGCAGCACCGACGCCACCGATCCCACCGTAACGGCCATAGCCCTGCCCGCCGGAACCCTGCGCGGCACGCAAACCGTGACCGTAGACGCCACCGACGCGGCTCCCAGCAGCGGCATTGCCAAAGTAGAACTGCTCGACGGCAGCACCAGCCTCGGCGCACAGAGCGCGGGCGTGAATGGCCGCTACACCTTCAGCCTCGACACCACCAAACTCAGCGACGGCGCACACACCCTGCGGGCCGTGGTGACGGACAACGTGGGGCGCTCCGGCGAAAAAACCGCCACAGTGACCGTAGACAACACCGCCCCTGTGGTGACGTGGCAGTCCCCGGCGGCAGGCAGCGTGACCAAGGGCCGCGTGACCCTGAACGCCACCAGCAACGAAGGCACCGTCAGTTACCTCGTGGACGGCAACGCTGTAACGGACGTGGACGCCGCTACCGCCGGTGTACAGGTGAATCTGGCCGACGGGCCTCGCCAACTGACTGCCGTTGCCAGTGACGCCGCGGGCAACCGAACCAGCGTGGCCATCAGCGTGACGGCAGACAGCACTTCTCCGACAGTCCAGATCACCAGCCCCACCGCCAACCAAAACTTTACTGCCGCGCCCATCAGCGTAGCGGTGCAGGCACAGGACATTGGCAGCGGCGTAGCGTCTATCGCGGTGTATGCCAAACCCGCCACAGGCAACGAAGAGTTCGTGGGCACCCTGACGGCCAGCGGCAGCCTGCCTTGGTATCCGCAAAAGACCGACAGCACCGCCTACGAACTGCGGGCCGAAGTGACCGACAAAGCGGGCAATACCAGCCTCAGCACCTTGGTCAGCGGCGTGAAACTGCAATCGGGCAGCGTCATTACGCCGCAGGCCGTGACCGTGTCTGTGCCTGCCGCCGCGCCTCAGGGCAAAACGGTCAATCAGTCGGGGCGCGACTATGTGCGCGGCTACCTGAATGTCCGGGCCAGCGCCACCACCAACGCTGTCAGCGGCCTCAAGTCGGCAGAACTGCTGGTCGACAACACGGTTGTGGCCACCGAAACCCAGAGCGCAGGCAACCCCACGTTCAATTTCAACTTCGATACGCTCAATGACGGCCTGCATGACGTGGCTGTGCGCTTTACCGACAATGTGGGCACCGTGAATGCGCCCAAGATCAGCGTATTTGTCGATAAAACCGCGCCTGTGGTGGCGTGGACGACGCCCCTGAACGGCTTGGTGACCAACAACGCCGCACCCACCCTAACGGCCACTGCCACCGACGCCGTGTTCGGTACGCTGACCCCCACATACACGGTAGACGGTGGCCCCGCGCCCGCCGCGCTCAGCGAAGGCCCCCATCAGTTGGTGGCGACTGGCACCGACCCGCTGGGGAACACCAGCCAGAGCAGCATCAGCATCACGGTGGATCAGACGCCGCCTGATATGAACGTGACCAGCCCGACGGCGGGGCAAGAATTTAGTACCGCGCCTATCACGATCAGCGGCACGGCCACCGACAGACTGAGCAGCGTGGTGAGCATCAGTGCGACGGTTACCAACCCAGACGGCACCACCACCGTGTTGGGGCAACAGGCGGGCGGCAGCTACTCCACGCCGTTTACGCCCAGCAGGCCCGGAACCTACAGCGTGCAGTTTACGGCCACCGACGCCGCTGGAAACACCAGTTCCACCGTCAGCCGCACCTTTACCCTGCGGGCTACTCAGGAAGCCAGCGCACCCGCACCTGTTATTATCGTGAACAACACGGGGCCGCAGCCTTACAGCAGCATTTTGAGTATCAACGTGTCGGCGGGGGTGTCCGCAGGTGTCACGGTGCGGCAGCTGATTCTGGAAGTCACGGATTCCAAAGGCATCGTAGATACGACGACCTACACGGCCAACCGCGAGAACGCCACCTTCAACATAGATACCACCAAGTTCCCAGACGGGGCCTTGACCCTCCGCGCGATAGCTATAGACACCAACAATCAGCGTGGGCAGAGTACCGTGACCACCGTTCAAGTCGCCAACAAGGTCGCTCCGACAATCTCTATCACCTCCCCGACTACGGGCGGTTCCGTCTCCGGCCCCAGCGAAGTCGTGGTTCAGATTCGGCAAAACAACACCGCTTTCAATTTTGTGACGAACAGCATCGTCATTGAAGTCATAGATTCCCGTGGGCAATTGGTGACTACGCGCGACGTTATGGTTGAGCCCGTCAATCCCGGCCTGTGGCAGGCCAGAACGACGGTGGACTTTAACGCGACTGAATACGTGAATGGGAACTATACGATCCGGGCCAAAACGAATGTGCAGTTGTCCGGCGAAGCCACACCCCGCGAGCTTTCTACAGCCAATACCGTCAGCAACTTGAGTAAGGTCGACCTCTCACCTGCACTCAACATCATTTTGCCCGCCTTCTATGGAAACCCCATTGATCCGCAGAAACGGCCCGTACTGACCCGTAAGAGCGCCGTCGCCATTCAGGTCAGCGACAGCGACAGTATCAATCAAGTTCAGTTGCAATTCGTCTGTAATCCAACAGAAGTTCTGGCTGGACAGGTTTGTAATACTGTAGCCTACAACTTCAATCTGCCCATTGGCGCGGCTGGGTTGTTCTACCGGGTCTTCAATACGGGCGTCCTGATCGACTCTCAACCGTTTGTGCCGGACGGCAATTACGTGATGCGGGCCACCGCAACCGATGCGGCAGGCAACAGCAACATCAAAGAAATGCGGGTAGAAGTGAGGCGGAATGCCGCAGGTATCGCCAATTTAGGCAACTTGGTGACCACCACCGAAGAGAGTTCCTCCAGCAAATTTACGCCCGCCTCGGCAACATGGGCGCTCTCTGGAACGACGTTGAACGATACCCGCGTCCTGCGCTTGGAATACAGCTCTATTGGGCTGGGCCTGGGCACCGAGATTCCTACTCTAACGAGTATCAATACCCAGTTGCCCAGGAGCAGCACCATCAGCAACAAAGTGACCTTTGCCCAAGCCGGGACTTTTCGCCAGTCTTACTTGGTTCAAGATCTGGTGACCGGAGTGGTGGAGTTCTACGAGGGCGCAACGGTCAACGTGACGACCAAGGAAGGCGCGACCTCCAAGTAA
- a CDS encoding tetratricopeptide repeat protein: protein MTQSTRPALTLLLLALTSSAAGQTLIETTTSIGIQNTLQQGTSGGLGSALQSAQNAAQTVQNAQQAAAVALPAVPAPTPFTPAQTTQLSASQSLLKEGKYPQARAGFEALIAQNYAQPEPHFGLGLALFALGDFKGANFEFTQLSLLAPDRFEGPYNLGVIASRERRYDDALRLYGSAATLARGRVALTVQRQVLDALAAEQTRAAAYPALVTTLTEIATLAPDDTAVQFRLVQAQTLAGQGAQALPGAYALMQREPARADIVLLIADIYVAQGLSERAIRELDAATARVTAGAARGSLLLRKANLLSAGGDTRGAVLAAQAAADTDGRSASILARLGELRVARNDRPGALTAYLNAVRLAPKNAAYRTDLAAVRLTLGQNAGAFADAVAAIRLFPEAATLARAQYVQGIAAYRQGNYPEARAALRSSALRAANADTYFWLGLSHYALKDYAGAATALGESVKLEPTVNARQNLASALLASARYPEAEAVLRGLVSDNPKNDESWYLLGVTQRAQRRESEARQALKTAANLGNTRAVAALK, encoded by the coding sequence GTGACGCAATCCACTCGCCCGGCCTTGACATTGTTGCTGCTCGCCCTCACCTCGAGCGCGGCGGGGCAGACGCTGATCGAAACCACGACCAGCATCGGTATTCAGAACACTCTTCAGCAGGGCACTTCGGGCGGACTCGGCTCGGCCCTGCAATCGGCACAAAACGCCGCCCAGACGGTACAAAACGCCCAACAGGCCGCAGCGGTAGCGTTACCCGCCGTGCCCGCCCCGACGCCCTTCACCCCGGCCCAGACCACACAGCTGTCGGCCAGCCAGAGCCTTCTCAAAGAGGGCAAATATCCGCAGGCCCGCGCTGGATTCGAGGCCCTGATCGCCCAGAATTATGCCCAGCCGGAGCCTCATTTCGGCCTCGGTTTGGCCCTGTTTGCCCTCGGCGATTTCAAGGGCGCGAACTTCGAGTTTACGCAGCTGAGTCTGCTGGCTCCTGACCGCTTCGAGGGGCCATACAACCTTGGCGTCATTGCTTCCCGCGAGCGCCGCTACGACGATGCCCTGCGGCTGTACGGCAGCGCGGCAACCCTTGCGCGTGGCCGGGTAGCCCTGACGGTGCAGCGGCAGGTGCTGGACGCCCTCGCAGCCGAACAGACCCGCGCCGCTGCTTACCCGGCGTTGGTCACCACCCTGACCGAAATTGCCACCCTCGCGCCCGACGACACCGCCGTGCAGTTCCGGCTCGTGCAGGCGCAAACGCTGGCCGGACAGGGCGCACAGGCCTTGCCCGGAGCCTACGCCCTGATGCAGCGCGAACCTGCGCGGGCGGACATCGTGCTGCTGATCGCCGACATTTATGTGGCTCAGGGCCTGTCTGAACGCGCCATTCGGGAACTGGACGCCGCCACGGCCCGCGTGACTGCCGGAGCGGCCCGCGGCAGCTTGCTGCTCCGCAAGGCCAACCTGCTGAGTGCGGGCGGCGACACCCGTGGGGCCGTGTTGGCCGCGCAGGCTGCCGCCGACACCGATGGCCGTTCTGCCTCTATCTTGGCCCGCCTCGGAGAACTGCGGGTGGCCCGCAATGACCGCCCCGGCGCACTCACCGCCTACCTGAACGCCGTCAGGCTGGCTCCCAAAAACGCCGCCTACCGCACCGATCTGGCCGCCGTGCGCCTGACGCTGGGCCAGAATGCAGGGGCATTTGCCGACGCGGTGGCCGCCATCAGACTGTTTCCCGAAGCCGCGACGTTGGCCCGCGCCCAGTACGTGCAGGGTATCGCCGCCTACCGTCAGGGCAACTACCCGGAAGCCCGCGCCGCCCTGCGCTCCAGCGCCCTGCGGGCCGCCAACGCCGACACCTATTTCTGGCTGGGCCTCAGCCACTACGCCCTGAAGGACTACGCGGGTGCGGCCACGGCACTGGGCGAAAGCGTGAAGCTGGAACCCACCGTGAATGCCCGCCAAAATCTGGCCTCGGCCCTGCTGGCAAGCGCCCGCTACCCGGAAGCCGAAGCCGTGCTGCGCGGACTGGTCAGCGACAACCCCAAAAACGACGAGAGCTGGTATCTGCTGGGCGTGACCCAGCGTGCCCAGCGCCGCGAAAGTGAGGCGAGGCAGGCCCTGAAAACGGCGGCCAACTTGGGCAACACCCGCGCTGTGGCGGCCCTGAAATGA
- a CDS encoding redox-sensing transcriptional repressor Rex, protein MADIPTAAISRLVTYLRILEQLETQDVSRTSSNDLAERAQVSAFQVRKDLAYFGRFGTRGMGYTVPILKRELVRVLGLNRTWSVVIVGMGRLGQAIANYPGASDYRFQYVGLFDVNPQIVGQQIRDLRVQHTEQLRDFVSATPVDMGFLAVPPDRAQDAAQALVDAGVRGILNFAPVVIQPRTTERGGVSEPGEEWRNVTIENVDFLAGMKRLAFYILNPTLKAALTEDTE, encoded by the coding sequence ATGGCCGATATTCCCACCGCCGCCATCAGCCGCCTCGTGACCTACTTGCGCATTTTGGAGCAACTGGAAACGCAGGACGTGAGCCGTACCAGCAGCAACGACCTTGCCGAACGCGCCCAAGTCAGTGCTTTTCAGGTTCGCAAAGACCTCGCCTATTTCGGGCGCTTCGGCACACGCGGCATGGGCTACACCGTGCCGATTCTGAAGCGTGAACTGGTGCGCGTGCTGGGCCTGAACCGCACGTGGAGCGTGGTGATCGTGGGCATGGGGCGGCTAGGCCAAGCCATCGCCAACTATCCGGGGGCTAGCGATTACCGCTTTCAGTACGTGGGCCTCTTTGACGTCAATCCGCAGATCGTGGGCCAACAGATCCGCGATCTGCGCGTGCAGCACACCGAGCAGTTGCGCGATTTCGTGAGTGCCACACCGGTAGACATGGGCTTTTTGGCCGTTCCACCTGACCGCGCCCAAGACGCCGCGCAGGCACTCGTAGACGCGGGCGTGCGCGGCATCCTGAATTTTGCTCCGGTGGTCATTCAGCCGCGTACCACCGAACGCGGCGGCGTCAGCGAACCCGGCGAGGAGTGGCGCAACGTCACCATTGAAAACGTCGATTTCTTAGCAGGCATGAAACGTCTCGCCTTTTACATCCTCAATCCCACCTTAAAAGCTGCCCTGACGGAGGACACCGAATGA
- a CDS encoding phosphorylase family protein, with translation MSQIHVRAQPGDVADYVLLPGDPNRARHIASTYLEDVTEYTSHRQLLGFTGTYKGVRVSVQTTGMGCPSAAIVTEELARLGAKTLIRVGTLGGATPAVAPGDLVIATAAVPNDGTTRQLLGGAPYAPAASFEVVEAAAHAARALAAPHHIGLVMTEDAFYASTPEHARLWASRGVLGFEMEASAIFLVAALHNLRAACLTACSNDIGDPQLVPDDVLAAGVDRMVQVALEAVVRLAGAEGRA, from the coding sequence ATGAGCCAGATTCATGTTCGTGCCCAGCCGGGCGACGTGGCCGACTACGTGCTGTTGCCCGGCGACCCTAACCGCGCCCGCCATATCGCGTCCACATATTTAGAGGACGTGACCGAGTACACCAGCCACCGCCAACTGTTGGGGTTCACAGGCACGTACAAGGGCGTGCGCGTGAGCGTGCAAACCACCGGAATGGGCTGCCCCAGCGCAGCTATCGTGACCGAAGAATTGGCGCGGCTGGGGGCCAAAACCCTGATCCGGGTGGGTACACTGGGCGGCGCGACCCCGGCGGTGGCCCCCGGCGATCTGGTGATTGCCACCGCCGCCGTACCCAATGACGGCACCACCCGCCAACTGCTGGGCGGCGCTCCCTACGCCCCAGCCGCCAGCTTCGAGGTTGTGGAGGCCGCCGCACACGCGGCCCGCGCTTTGGCTGCCCCGCACCATATCGGCCTCGTGATGACCGAAGACGCCTTTTACGCCAGCACGCCCGAACACGCCCGCCTGTGGGCATCGCGCGGCGTATTGGGCTTCGAAATGGAAGCCAGCGCGATCTTCTTGGTGGCTGCCCTCCATAACCTTCGGGCCGCTTGCCTCACCGCGTGCAGCAACGATATAGGCGATCCCCAATTGGTGCCCGACGATGTGCTGGCTGCTGGCGTAGACCGGATGGTGCAAGTGGCACTGGAAGCGGTGGTGAGATTGGCAGGGGCGGAAGGGCGGGCCTGA
- a CDS encoding SPOR domain-containing protein has translation MTSPQTNGSGNGGNGSNKRSAPRWPDLLIGLLVLLLLGGFGVLLFGQRSGNTANTPAPTTTPAPTTPAESTEIPAAPGTATITPAPAPAATDPAPANPTASNPAASTSAPTEAEAEIPPATEQAQTPAPQTPATTPAAPETATPETATAPTTTPVTPATPDAGATTPTTSLDDIPTIVAAPIETTPVEAAPAAQPGTPAATTDPATTNPVAPVSPAARTGGAVATSETRTPLRSDYRISLGTFSSEATANSRTAGVSGLGYRVYAIDLGSEVVAQIGPFSDEATARQALADVQRAYPGAILYPPRNRSLTGGTVSGSTPAPTTPSTTESTAPAPAAPVTPAPATPTPQAAAPAPTGPVYLQVGAFDRVEGAQNLVGTLREQGFAPTVNAPEGRKVTVLVGPFSGDALTRAEERLSSSGLDSFRVR, from the coding sequence ATGACCTCGCCGCAAACGAACGGCAGCGGGAACGGCGGCAATGGAAGCAACAAACGCAGCGCCCCCCGCTGGCCTGACCTCCTGATCGGTCTGCTGGTGCTGCTGCTGCTGGGCGGCTTCGGCGTGCTGCTGTTCGGGCAACGTTCGGGGAACACGGCCAATACGCCCGCACCTACAACCACACCCGCCCCCACCACGCCCGCAGAAAGCACCGAGATTCCCGCTGCACCCGGCACGGCCACCATCACGCCCGCACCTGCCCCAGCGGCCACTGACCCAGCCCCTGCCAATCCAACCGCGAGCAATCCAGCCGCGAGCACTTCAGCGCCCACAGAAGCTGAGGCGGAGATTCCTCCCGCCACCGAGCAGGCCCAGACGCCCGCTCCACAGACGCCCGCCACCACTCCGGCGGCACCGGAAACCGCCACGCCCGAAACGGCTACGGCTCCCACCACCACTCCAGTCACCCCAGCCACGCCGGACGCAGGTGCCACCACGCCCACCACGTCGCTGGACGATATTCCTACGATTGTGGCGGCCCCCATAGAAACTACGCCTGTGGAAGCCGCGCCCGCTGCCCAGCCCGGCACGCCCGCAGCCACCACCGATCCAGCCACCACCAATCCTGTGGCCCCGGTCTCCCCCGCTGCCCGCACTGGCGGGGCCGTCGCCACCAGCGAAACGCGCACGCCTCTGCGCTCCGATTACCGCATCAGCCTCGGCACCTTTTCTTCGGAGGCCACCGCCAACAGCCGCACGGCGGGCGTCAGCGGCCTCGGCTACCGCGTGTATGCCATCGACCTCGGCTCCGAAGTGGTGGCCCAAATCGGCCCGTTTTCCGATGAAGCCACCGCGCGTCAGGCATTGGCCGACGTGCAGCGGGCCTACCCCGGCGCCATCCTGTATCCGCCCCGCAACCGCAGCCTGACGGGAGGTACGGTCAGCGGCAGCACTCCGGCCCCGACCACTCCCAGCACCACCGAAAGTACCGCACCCGCCCCGGCGGCACCCGTGACGCCCGCACCCGCAACCCCCACGCCCCAAGCCGCCGCGCCCGCTCCCACTGGCCCGGTGTACCTGCAAGTCGGCGCGTTTGACCGGGTAGAAGGCGCACAGAATTTGGTGGGCACGCTGCGTGAACAGGGCTTCGCGCCCACCGTGAACGCGCCCGAAGGCCGCAAGGTCACTGTGTTGGTCGGCCCCTTCAGCGGCGACGCCCTGACCCGCGCCGAGGAACGCCTGAGCAGCAGCGGCCTCGATTCGTTCCGGGTGCGCTGA